The Archangium primigenium genomic interval AGCGCATGGAGGTCGTCCTCAACGACGTCCTCATCCTCATCAACGAGAAGAAGATCTCCTCGATGAAGGACCTGCTGCCCATCCTCGAGCAGGTCGCTCGCGCGGGCAAGCCCCTGCTCATCATCGCCGAGGACATCGAGGGCGAGGCGCTGGCCACGCTCGTGGTGAACAAGATCCGCGGCGTGCTCAACGTGGCGGCCGTGAAGGCGCCGGGCTTCGGTGACCGCCGCAAGGCCATGCTCGAGGACATCGCCACCCTGACGGGCGGCAAGATGATCGCCGAGGACCTGGGCATCAAGCTGGACACCCTGACCCTCCAGGATCTGGGCCGCGCCAAGCGCATCACCATCGACAAGGACAACACCACCATCGTCGACGGTGCCGGTCAGCAGAACGAGATCGAGGCGCGCGTGAAGCAGATCCGCGCCCAGGTCGAGGAGACCTCGAGCGACTACGATCGCGAGAAGCTCCAGGAGCGTCTGGCCAAGCTCGTGGGCGGCGTGGCCGTCATCAACGTGGGCGCCGCGACCGAGACGGAGATGAAGGAGAAGAAGGCCCGCGTGGAGGACGCGCTCAACGCGACCCGCGCGGCCGTCGAGGAGGGCGTGGTCCCTGGCGGTGGCGTGGCCCTGCTGCGCTGCTCCAAGGTGCTCGACGGCCTCAAGGTCGAGGCCGGTGAGAAGTTCGGCGTGGACATCATCCGCCGCGCCGTCGAGGAGCCGCTGCGCCAGATCGTCGCCAACGGCGGCCTCGAGGGCAGCGTCATCGTGAACAAGGTCAAGGAAGGCTCGGGCTCCTACGGCTTCAACGCCGCCACGAGCGTCTACGAGGACCTGCTGGCCGCGGGCGTGATCGACCCGGCCAAGGTGAGCCGCACCGCGCTGCAGAACGCGGCGTCGGTCGCCTCCCTGATGCTCACCACCGAGGCGATGGTGGCCGAGCGTCCCAAGGAGGAGAAGGAGGCCGCCGGCGGTGGTGGCGGCGGCATGGGCGGTATGGGCGGCATGGGCGGCATGGGCGGCATGGGCATGTAGCCCGCGCCCCGGGCGCGGTCCGGCCCGGCCCCTCGGCCCCTGGTTCCCTCACGGGAGCCAGGGGCCGTTCGCTTTGGGGGGACCGCCCCCAGGCCGCGTGGCGAACCCCCTCCCCCACCATTACCCTTGGGACAGAAGACCCTACCCAAGGCGGAGGAGGACCGCGTGAAACCCGTGAAGATTTACACCACCACCTACTGTGGCTACTGCGTCCGGGCCAAGGATCTGCTCAAGCGCAAGGGCGTGTCGTACCAGGAGATCGACGTGACGGGCGACGACACGGCCCGCGAGAAGCTGGTGGAGCTCAGTGGCGGCCAGCGCACCGTGCCGCAGATCTTCATCGGCGACACCCACGTGGGCGGCTACACGGACCTGGCCCGCCTGGATCAGGAGAAGCGCCTGGAGCCCATGCTCCAGGGCTGAGTGCCCGGAGAGCAGGCGGGCATCTCCGCCCGCCGGGCCCGTCGTCCGCCGCGTGCCCAACTTCTCCCCACGAGAAGTTCACACCAGGGAGGTGGATGATGGCGAAGCAGAACCCACGGGCATCCGGTGCGCAGGACGAGCAGGACATCCTCCAGAAGAACGCGGGCCCCGAGGAGGGCCGGCGCCCCTCGCCCGGGCCCATGACGAACGCGCAGGTGAAGTCCGGCGGTAACGAGGACGACGATCTCGTGGACGAGCAGTCCAAGGAGTCCTTCCCGTCCAGCGATGCACCCGGCAACTACTAGCGCGAGACAAAGGCTTGCTCCCTTGGGAGCGCCCCCGTAAACAGGGAACTCCGGGGACGGGGGGGCGGAGTGGACCGCCCCCCTCCGGGCGGGAGGCTCCAAGCCGATGATCAACGACAAGTCCGAGGCCACGTTGACCGTGCAGGTCGGGGAAGGCCTTCCGACTCGCATCCAGGTGCGTGAGTGGACGGTGGAAGTGGTGAGCGGGCCCGACAAGGGCAAGAAGGTCACCACCCAGGACGCGCTCTTGCGCGTGGGCTCCGACTCCGCGAGTGACCTGGTGCTCACGGATCCCACCGTGAGCCGCCGCCACGTGGAGCTGGAGCGCACCTCCCAGGGCGTGCTCCTCCGGGACATGGGCAGCCGCAACGGCACCTTCCTGGACGGCCACCAGGTGATGCAGGTGCTCCTGCAGTCCGGCGACAAGGTGCTGCTGGGCAAGACCAAGCTCGTCATCAAGCAGGCCGCGCGCGCCACCGAGGTGGAGGTGTCCGGCGGCGCCGATGCCTTCGGCGCGCTGGTGGGCTCCGCGGAGAAGACGCGGGTCGTGTTCGCGCAGCTGCGGGGCATCGCCCGCGAGGACATGAACCTGCTCCTGGAGGGCGAGACGGGCACCGGCAAGGAGCTGGCCGCGCGCGCCGTGCACCAGCACTCCATGCGCCGCCACGGCCCCTTCAAGGTCGTGGACTGCAACCTCATCACCGAGGAGAAGGCCGAGCGCGAGCTGTTCGGCGGCCTGCGCGCGGAGCAGGACGGCGGGGCCAAGGGCGTCTTCGAGGCGGCCCAGGGCGGCACCCTCTTCCTCGACGAGGTGGGCGAGCTGCCCCTGTCCCTGCAGCCCAAACTGCTTCGGGTGCTCGAGTCGCGCGAGGTGCCCTCGCTCACCGGCGCTCCCATCTCCGTGGACGTGCGGGTCATCGCCTCCACGCACCGGAACCTCGAGGAGGACGTGCGCCAGGGCCGCTTCCGGGCGGACCTCTACTTCCGGCTGGCCGTGGCGCGCGTGCGCCTGCCGCCCCTGCGCACCCGGCGCGAGGACATCCCCGTGCTGGCCCAGTCGCTCCTGCGCGGCATCAAGTCCTCCTTCGAGCTGACCCCCCAGACGCTCGCCCTCTTCGAGGGCTATGACTGGCCGGGCAACGTGCGCGAGCTGCGCAACGTTCTCGAGCGCGGCGCCCTCATGCAGGAGACGGGCAACGCGAGCTGGCTGGACTTCATGGCCCAGAACAAGGGCCGCGCCGAGGGCCAGCAGCCCACCACCAGCGTGGCCGCCCTGGTGACGAACATGCCCTACCACGAGGCCAAGGACCGCGTGGTGGCCGACTTCGAGCGCCTCTACTTCGCCGAGGTCATGCGCGTGTCCAACTTCGACATGAAGACGGCCGAGCAGCACACCGGCCTGTCCATGCAAAGTCTCTACCGTCTGTTGAAGAAGAACGGCCTGCGCTTGAAGGATCTCAAGAACGCCGAGGGACTTGATAAATGAGGGCCCCGCTGTCCTTCCCCAACGGAGAGCCTCTCCCATGATGAGCCGTATCGCCCTCACCTCCCTCGTCGCCGCCGCGGTCGCGGGCTGCGCCGGCCAGCAGCAAGCGAAGAATGGTACCCCCGCCGTCTCCAAGGAGGAGCGGCTGCGCATCACCAACCAGTCGCCCTTCGACGTGGCGGTGTGCAAGACGCAGGCGCCCGCCCTGTCCCAGCCCGCCAACCAGGGCATCCTCGTGGGCGGCCTGCTCGCCTCGCGCCCCCAGGTGATGGAGTGCCTGGTGGACCCGAAGAACCGGGGCCCGGCGGAGAACACGCGCCTGGTCGTGAAGACGACCGTGAACGATCAGGGCGGCTCGCACGCCATCTCCGGGGACAACCTCACCCCCGAGGGCATCGCCTGCGTGCAGAAGATCGTGGACGCGCGCGTGCCGCTCACCGCGCTGGCCAAGGGCGCCGCGCCGGTGGAGTCCGAGAGCACCTTCGTGCACGAGGTGGGCAACAGCCCCAGCGTGCGCTTCGGCCTCAACCCGGGCTCGGACTACTCGGGCAACGTGCGGCTCGCCCAGGACGAGTGGTGCGAGTGCTACGCGGGCTACGAGAACAAGGCCCCGCCCACCCTGCGCGCCAACCTGGACCTCAAGAAGGGCCAGGCCACCGCCGCCGACATCGCCTTCGATCCCGCCGGCACCCCCGAGGGCGACGCGCTCGCCACGTGCCTCAAGGGCAAGATGGCCGCGGTGCCCTCGACGCTCGAGGTGGACGAGCTGAAGTTCCCCTACCGCTTCGTGCACTTCAACTCGCACGCCACCGAGCCCGCCGCGGACCTGTCCCCCGAGCTGCGGCTGCTGCAGTTGGACCTGGTGCGCAACCAGCGCTCGGCCGACGCCGCCATCGCCTTCGGCAACCGCGCCAACGCCGCCGAGGCCTATGACGCCATCGTCGCCAAGTACCAGAGCACCAAGGACTGGAAGCTCATCGACGAGCTCAAGGCCAAGTGCA includes:
- the groL gene encoding chaperonin GroEL (60 kDa chaperone family; promotes refolding of misfolded polypeptides especially under stressful conditions; forms two stacked rings of heptamers to form a barrel-shaped 14mer; ends can be capped by GroES; misfolded proteins enter the barrel where they are refolded when GroES binds): MAKDILFDVRAREAILRGVNILADAVKVTLGPKGRNVVIEKSFGSPTITKDGVTVAKEIELENKFENMGAQMVKEVASKTSDVAGDGTTTATVLAQAIFREGAKLVAAGHNPMDIKRGIDKAVAAITAELKNLSKPTKDKKEIAQVGTISANGDTTIGQIIADAMEKVGKEGVITVEEAKGLDTNLDVVEGMQFDRGYLSPYFVTDPERMEVVLNDVLILINEKKISSMKDLLPILEQVARAGKPLLIIAEDIEGEALATLVVNKIRGVLNVAAVKAPGFGDRRKAMLEDIATLTGGKMIAEDLGIKLDTLTLQDLGRAKRITIDKDNTTIVDGAGQQNEIEARVKQIRAQVEETSSDYDREKLQERLAKLVGGVAVINVGAATETEMKEKKARVEDALNATRAAVEEGVVPGGGVALLRCSKVLDGLKVEAGEKFGVDIIRRAVEEPLRQIVANGGLEGSVIVNKVKEGSGSYGFNAATSVYEDLLAAGVIDPAKVSRTALQNAASVASLMLTTEAMVAERPKEEKEAAGGGGGGMGGMGGMGGMGGMGM
- the grxC gene encoding glutaredoxin 3, with the translated sequence MKPVKIYTTTYCGYCVRAKDLLKRKGVSYQEIDVTGDDTAREKLVELSGGQRTVPQIFIGDTHVGGYTDLARLDQEKRLEPMLQG
- a CDS encoding sigma 54-interacting transcriptional regulator, which translates into the protein MINDKSEATLTVQVGEGLPTRIQVREWTVEVVSGPDKGKKVTTQDALLRVGSDSASDLVLTDPTVSRRHVELERTSQGVLLRDMGSRNGTFLDGHQVMQVLLQSGDKVLLGKTKLVIKQAARATEVEVSGGADAFGALVGSAEKTRVVFAQLRGIAREDMNLLLEGETGTGKELAARAVHQHSMRRHGPFKVVDCNLITEEKAERELFGGLRAEQDGGAKGVFEAAQGGTLFLDEVGELPLSLQPKLLRVLESREVPSLTGAPISVDVRVIASTHRNLEEDVRQGRFRADLYFRLAVARVRLPPLRTRREDIPVLAQSLLRGIKSSFELTPQTLALFEGYDWPGNVRELRNVLERGALMQETGNASWLDFMAQNKGRAEGQQPTTSVAALVTNMPYHEAKDRVVADFERLYFAEVMRVSNFDMKTAEQHTGLSMQSLYRLLKKNGLRLKDLKNAEGLDK